The Topomyia yanbarensis strain Yona2022 chromosome 3, ASM3024719v1, whole genome shotgun sequence nucleotide sequence TTCCAGCTCGACGGCTACCAGATCCTGCGTCTTAGGAGACATCACGTATGGAAACTGGCGGACTGGTGGTTtatttttccattcctttcccAACACGATACGATGCTGAGCTCGGTTGGTCAGGGTCAATTTCCCTTCTTGAGCaggaaggaaaagttttttgacGTTCTCGATCACCATAATTTCATCATCGGTCAAAATATTTGCAGAACTACGGTGTTCGGTAATAGATGCCGACGCAGTGGACTCAATCCCTCCGCAGTTTTGCATCGCGggctgaattttgaatttcctcCAAAAATCCATTCCGCAGATACAATCTATGGACAGATTTGCAACTACCAAAGTAGGAACTATTTTCACACATCCTTGGAAAGCAAATGGAAGATGAGCCTGACCTTGAATTTGCAGTTCATCTCCACTTGCAGACCGTAGAATCACGTTTTTGGAGGGACGATGCAACTTTTTGTACTTCAATTGCGAAAAAAGGGTTTCGCTAATAAGCGTATGATTGCTACCGCTGTCCAGGAGAGCACGTACCGGGTAACCGTAAATCTTTACGTGTGCGTACGGCCGGTTATCGTGGGGGACAGGGTAAGTAATTTGAAGAATTTCCGTAGACTCTGGGTAAATATCTCTGGTGGCCTGCACCCAGTAAGGGGGAGGCGTACGTTGAAGAAAACGGTCTTGACTTACGCGTTGGGTGTCTGCGAACGACGATTTTGGTTCGCGTTTGGtccgttttttaaacaaaacggGCAATAGTTAGTCGGAAAACCGCGAAGACCGCACGTACTGCAAAATATGCCCCGGGGCTGTCTACACATCGCTACGTGATGACCAATCCTCCCGCAATTGTAACAGGTATTGGCCGGTGGGGGAATGTGCGTGTTTATCAATTCTTCCAACGTGAACTGTGGACGAGAATTGAACCCAGATGGCACCGCGACCCGGTCTGGTCGGGCGGTATTTTGAGACGAATTTTGACTCGTTTGGGTGTTCGATAAGGATTGGTTGTTTTTGTTGGGAAGTTGATTGGGACGAGACGAATTAGTGGATGTGTGtgaattgtttctattttggttgaCCTGAGACACTGCTGCGTTTTGATCTATCACCTGTTGAGTCTGGGATTggttcttattttttttcttcgaattgTTTTCAGAGCTTTCGACCACTTGGACATTCCTGTCCGTCCCGAAAACCTTGTTGTATGCCGAGAAATTTAATGCATCTAATTTCTGTCCAGCAGCAACAAGTGTTTCAAGGTCGACTATCGGAATAAATGTCATTTGTCGCTTGTAATCTACTCGCATATTCTGCTGTAGAATCTGTACTTTTTCGTAATCGGGAATCTGAACACTCATGGTTCTGAACAGTTTCTCGATTTCGAAATAGTACTCGTGGAAAGATTCATGTTTTTGTTGACGACGctggtaaattttcattttgatcaACGCGTCCAAATCAGGGTGCATGTAGGTGCGTTTTAATTCAAATACCAAATGCTGCCAATTCATCAATCTACCAGTGGTTCTTTGTGCCATATACCACTTGAGCGCTGAACCAACAAACAAATGCACAGCCGACTCGAAAAGCTCGACCTCCGATACATGCTCAGCTTGGGATAAAGCCTGTACAATTTCCAGAAACTCATTTAGCTTCAGCCCTTGATCGTCACCACTGTATTTAGTGATGTTCCATTTGGACACAGGAAGAGTGTGACGGTTGTGGTACGGTGCGGGGTACGGATTGTGCAGAACACCATTATACATGGGAGGTGAATTTCGTTTAGGGAAAGATGGGATAGCCGAAGCATGGTTGTACATTTCGGGATTTGCTCCAGTAGGATTAGAAATTCCCGTCGGATGATAGGGAATATTGTATGTATTGTTGGGAACTGGTATATTATTAGAATATAATGTACGATCTGGGATATTTCGAAAATTATGGTAACTAGATGAAGTATCGAATGAATTGGAAGGCTTTATAGGcggaaaattatagttttgaaatgttctgaAATTTGTATCGGGGTGTTGTGAATATGAAGTAATTTGAGCATGATCGGGAAGAGTTTGAGTTACAGCATCTTTTACTTCTTTTCGTCGAGCTAAGTCGGCTTCTAGATCCGTAATTCTTGCTTGCAACGAATGGATCCAATCAAGGTCATCCTGACTGAGAACGGAAACTCTCGGTCTAGGATTTTCATCTGCTTTGTCTGCATCCAACAGAGCTAAAAGATCATTTCCCTCTTGCTGATCCCCCTGTGAAGACGAAGCAGTACCCCGAAAGAAATTATCAACAATCTCCGCTAACTCAACTACCGTATTTTGCAACTGACTGTGCAGGTTAGGCGACCCCCGCGAGTCTCTTAACACAGTCACTAAACGCATACCGACATGTACCATTCTAGTAAAACAAACCTTCTTTTCCTCTAAATTCTCCTGTTCCAAACAACCTTTTAACTCAGAAAACTTATACGTACAAACCTCGACTTCCACAGTAGGATCACCCACTACTCTTCGTGGGCATTTTCCCGACGGATCATCCCTTTCCACCTTCAATTGGTCTCGCAGCCACTTGCGTTTTCGTGAGCGATCGAGACCGATAGACAAACTGACAGAACGGGCAGTCAGTTCATAATTCAGTTCATCGTCGGCTAAAAACTCCACACTCATATCAAAATACCAACCTTGGATCAGCTCACTAGCTTGATCGAATGTAAGCTGTGCCATTGCCATTGtataaaaaggcaaaaaataacaaatttatCACAAACCACAAATAGTTTTAACACCCGctagaaaagtaaacaaaaacccGACAAGAAACAAATGTAATGGTATTAGTAAATGTCAAATTCAATCCGATCAATGCTACCTGTGTATGAAATATGTTCAAAACAAACGATCATTTTTTCTACTCAAGCACTAGCAAACGACGGCGTGCCAGATATACAATTTTTCATCACTCGCAACAATTCGCAATTCCACTAATCATAATTAAGTTTCAGGATCAACTTCAAGTTTGGATATCGACCCAATGACTTCGCGATTAATGAAGTGAACAATGTGAATTGAATTTCTCCGGGAGACACAACGAAAAAGGGATTTGCTTCTGGTCTTGGAAACAAAtcactttttcttttattttgcgttgggcgccaattgttaCGTATCGGTTTCGTAACGTTCTTATGGTGGTGGTGGGGCCACACTGTACTCACCAGCTATTAGGGTCGTTTCACGGTTGTCTCCGGGAGAAATTCACactgggcggacttttcttcccacactatggtcactgagcgaatcgtaattaattttcggCGGAAACAAGTACCTAAAGGAATGCACTgtaaacaaaatggacgacacAACTTGTATATAGAGACCTTAcacttttaatttattattagttattcttttgaaaaagaaacagaaaatattgtttttgaatttttacttGCGCACTTTTATTCGACGAAAACTTTCTCTTGGCGATACCGTTGCGGCCGTGATGATCGTTGGTCGACTTTCTTCATGCTGGATGCGGGATGGGCTTCGAGGGTGGTTCAGGAACAGACGGACGATGGCGACGGGGGACTCCAGATGAAGCAGCAACTCGGCCTATTCGTAGCGGAGGCCTGCGTTTCACTACGGGGCCCGGGGAGTGGTACAATGCGCACTTTTAAAACACGAGTGTCTAACACTAAGTCGAGTGGGATGTTTAGCTTTTACGGTCACTACCACCAAAACCCTACCGGTACTTAGGGAATGGTGTCTTCAACGGCGTTCTTTGACTTCGCCAAACACTGACCTTTTGTTGCACTCGCGACGTACTCGTACTTCTGTAGTACTATAAAAACCGGTAACCACACTTATCCCACTCGACTGGCCGAACAAAACTTTGCGTTCGTGTGGCGGTTCTGAACGGCGGGAAATTAGATCCTAAGGATCGACTGGCACAAATACCGAAAACTTTCAACGAAACGCGCGGTCACTTTGTGGTCGGTGACTATCGCTGCTGCGGGTCTTCACTCCTCCGGGCCGGTTAACTATTAGAGACCGCATTACTTTTTCGCGGTAGATTTTATCCTTGCCCTGtccgttttccaaaatatacccaccgcgcctcctcgcatcccaccccgcatttgatgacggtgatgatgagatgacaggacgatgacggttgacatttacaaaaattttatcgttttggtTGGTGTCACGAAATATTTTTGGTACAAAAGCTATCAAGAATATTTAATGTGCGGTActtgtttccttgatttttttttaaatattgatcaattataacaaaaaaatataataacaaaatgaataataaacaagcaaaataaataacaaatataaataaataaataagcaaataaataaacatatgaataaataagtatataaataagtagatataaaaataaataaataaataaatagacaaaaaataaataaatctctgaacaaaaaaataacaaaacctacgtttgacaccaacctgggctattaagcagaacttaaacgcgactcaaacatgcaagcacggagtagtaacggtttgacgtttaaatcctacttagacatttacgaacaataatttcaaagtataaacaaagaacaggcgtcgtcaaatacacgagatagaccgtacactgttatttatttatacgacaaaaaaataacaatatttacaaatatatacaagctgggctcagtgaccaaagcgacgatattgtgaccTAAGAAATCACAAGTCACACTTTCCATAACATAAGAACTATAAATGGCGTCTACAGATGACTAGGCAGTATCCGGCAGCTTCTGCCGAAAGTAACTGACcattattaaccctttcatgcccaactttttctagtgcatgtagagtttcaaaactatttttccttgaaaacggtgaaatcaagaaacacgaacagccttttttcataaagataggtgcttccctcgcagtgctagaagctgctcaatttttaccttccaatgctcaatacaattctcctggAATATTTACAACGTAATCAAAGACAGTgtgaattgataagttttattagttttcaataatattgcaacataacgaagttatatgaaaaattcatttttcatcattgatgtatactgtctctggcagcactgctccatcacAATCCAATCAGATtatttgcaataacttcagttctagagctgatccgtgTAACTGTTGATACTCAAATTAAAAACAATAGTTACATTTA carries:
- the LOC131687321 gene encoding uncharacterized protein LOC131687321, whose amino-acid sequence is MAMAQLTFDQASELIQGWYFDMSVEFLADDELNYELTARSVSLSIGLDRSRKRKWLRDQLKVERDDPSGKCPRRVVGDPTVEVEVCTYKFSELKGCLEQENLEEKKVCFTRMVHVGMRLVTVLRDSRGSPNLHSQLQNTVVELAEIVDNFFRGTASSSQGDQQEGNDLLALLDADKADENPRPRVSVLSQDDLDWIHSLQARITDLEADLARRKEVKDAVTQTLPDHAQITSYSQHPDTNFRTFQNYNFPPIKPSNSFDTSSSYHNFRNIPDRTLYSNNIPVPNNTYNIPYHPTGISNPTGANPEMYNHASAIPSFPKRNSPPMYNGVLHNPYPAPYHNRHTLPVSKWNITKYSGDDQGLKLNEFLEIVQALSQAEHVSEVELFESAVHLFVGSALKWYMAQRTTGRLMNWQHLVFELKRTYMHPDLDALIKMKIYQRRQQKHESFHEYYFEIEKLFRTMSVQIPDYEKVQILQQNMRVDYKRQMTFIPIVDLETLVAAGQKLDALNFSAYNKVFGTDRNVQVVESSENNSKKKNKNQSQTQQVIDQNAAVSQVNQNRNNSHTSTNSSRPNQLPNKNNQSLSNTQTSQNSSQNTARPDRVAVPSGFNSRPQFTLEELINTHIPPPANTCYNCGRIGHHVAMCRQPRGIFCNTQRVSQDRFLQRTPPPYWVQATRDIYPESTEILQITYPVPHDNRPYAHVKIYGYPVRALLDSGSNHTLISETLFSQLKYKKLHRPSKNVILRSASGDELQIQGQAHLPFAFQGCVKIVPTLVVANLSIDCICGMDFWRKFKIQPAMQNCGGIESTASASITEHRSSANILTDDEIMVIENVKKLFLPAQEGKLTLTNRAQHRIVLGKEWKNKPPVRQFPYVMSPKTQDLVAVELERLLVLGILERSNSDWSLNCVPVIKPNKVRLCLDARKINERTVRDAYPLPHPGRILGQLPKAKYLSTIDLSEAFLQVPLDQESRKYTAFCVQGKGLFQYTRMPFGLINSPATLARLMDNVLGHGMLEPYVFVYLDDIVVVTETFEHHERLLVEIAHGLRANPEKVRPIVEYERPNTVTKLRRFLGMANYYRRFILDFSGVTAALTNLLQSKTKTIRWNDDAEQAFCEIKERLISSPVLGSPDFNKEFCIQTDASDVAVAGVLTQEQDGVERVISFYSHKLTTPQKNYHAAEKEALAAILAIDAFRGYIEGYHFTLITDSSALTHILSTKWKVGSRCSRWALNLQQFDMTVKHRKGKENVVPDALSRSIAAVQESSWYASMSDKVARRPDDFVDFKIDDGKLFKFITVNDNPCDTRFEWKMIPPPTEVPNILRQYHDDCFHPGYDKTLARIRQRFYWPKMAVEIRRYVQQCGMCKEVKASSVPVAPAMGNMKIATRPWQIVSADFIGPLPRTRRGSQHILVVCDYFSKWVMVQPVRNVSSAPIFISKDFKELLDRFKVAHWLNSRYHSQANPVERVNRTINAAIRTYVREDQRLWDTRVSEIEMVLNTSVHSSTEFTPYFITHGHEYSEVGTDHLLTRLDVQLTSEEMEERRSKMFERIYDLVRKNLAKAHNASQQHYNLRHRKFAQAFVEGQLIYRRNMKPSSAAQNYNAKYGQQFLPCRVKAKIGSSSYELEDLNGKSLGIWPAVHLKPG